A genomic window from Triticum urartu cultivar G1812 chromosome 7, Tu2.1, whole genome shotgun sequence includes:
- the LOC125518107 gene encoding LOW QUALITY PROTEIN: probable E3 ubiquitin-protein ligase RHA1A (The sequence of the model RefSeq protein was modified relative to this genomic sequence to represent the inferred CDS: substituted 2 bases at 2 genomic stop codons), with protein sequence MGIPAAVPRLLPNLVFVFAHLRCLSSWLLGACIGYPNNSDYADHHHHHQGQXXYHDDHGLKELEEHFPAVRFDELSVSNAATSARAPILPEGCVVCLSDFHGGPRVRRPRGCQHVFHFGCLDRWVAHGHCTCPLCRAPFLPPFLLAVPLPTFLILADTQAAPQEYRSFFLAKKEAMSPAPLPGSSSAAVLRRFPSADDLGRQG encoded by the exons ATGGGGATCCCGGCGGCGGTGCCCAGGCTGCTGCCCAACCTCGTCTTCGTCTTTGCCCACCTCCGCTGCCTCTCTTCCTGGCTGCTTGGCGCCTGCATCGGCTACCCAAACAACTCGGACTACGCCgaccaccatcaccaccaccagGGGCAGTAGTAGTACCACGACGACCACGGCCTCAAGGAGCTGGAGGAGCACTTCCCAGCCGTGCGCTTCGACGAGCTCTCCGTATCCAACGCCGCCACCAGCGCCAGGGCGCCCATCCTCCCAGAGGGATGCGTGGTATGCCTCAGTGACTTTCACGGCGGCCCGCGTGTGCGCCGGCCGCGGGGGTGCCAGCACGTCTTTCACTTTGGCTGCCTTG ACCGCTGGGTGGCTCACGGCCACTGCACCTGCCCACTCTGCCGCGCTCCGTTCCTCCCGCCCTTCCTCCTGGCCGTGCCGCTCCCGAC ATTTCTAATCTTAGCAGATACACAGGCAGCACCCCAGGAGTATCGTTCTTTCTTCCTAGCGAAGAAAGAGGCGATGTCGCCTGCGCCGCTGCCAGGGAGTTCCTCCGCCGCCGTCCTCCGGCGGTTCCCCTCCGCCGACGACCTCGGTCGTCAGGGGTGA